In one window of Micromonospora cathayae DNA:
- a CDS encoding WXG100 family type VII secretion target produces MSNYRFDFNQADATLYDMNQINGRIASALDEMERNVERSLQDWTGDAQTTYYAAKAEWRGAAGAMTVYLEQARKTLLAISENYGTTEQRHTRIWNDVRGG; encoded by the coding sequence GTGTCCAACTACCGGTTCGACTTCAACCAGGCCGACGCCACCCTGTACGACATGAACCAGATCAACGGGCGGATCGCCAGCGCGTTGGACGAGATGGAACGCAACGTCGAGCGGAGCCTCCAGGACTGGACCGGTGACGCGCAGACCACCTACTACGCGGCCAAGGCCGAGTGGCGGGGCGCGGCCGGCGCGATGACGGTCTACCTCGAGCAGGCACGCAAGACGCTGCTGGCGATCTCGGAGAACTACGGGACCACCGAGCAGCGGCACACCAGGATCTGGAACGACGTTCGCGGCGGCTGA
- a CDS encoding WXG100 family type VII secretion target has protein sequence MTMPMVQTSEPGMQAAATEFAAKAQEFTGHLRSVNSQMATLQASWRGDASNSFNQAMDNWERSFQTVINQLLHMMDVMGATTSGYRAAEDEAAKSAQSFMSALPGV, from the coding sequence GTGACCATGCCAATGGTCCAGACTTCCGAACCGGGCATGCAGGCGGCGGCCACCGAGTTCGCGGCCAAGGCCCAGGAGTTCACCGGCCACCTGCGCAGCGTCAACTCGCAGATGGCGACGTTGCAGGCGAGTTGGCGGGGCGACGCGTCGAACAGCTTCAACCAGGCCATGGACAACTGGGAGCGGTCCTTCCAGACCGTCATCAACCAGCTGCTGCACATGATGGACGTGATGGGCGCCACCACCTCCGGCTACCGGGCCGCGGAGGACGAGGCGGCGAAGAGCGCCCAGTCCTTCATGTCCGCGCTGCCCGGCGTCTGA
- a CDS encoding YbaB/EbfC family nucleoid-associated protein has product MSFDDRIEELFAEYERQRSSLTELQERMREITASVTSPRREVTVTVGQNGVLTGIAFPTGAYRRMTPVELQAAILQTYAEAKEQVMDRAADIIAPLLPEGMNAARMVRGEAGADMYLPPGGPRMTSGVRRMLGLAPEQP; this is encoded by the coding sequence ATGAGCTTCGACGATCGCATCGAGGAGCTGTTCGCGGAGTACGAACGTCAGCGCAGCAGCCTGACCGAGCTCCAGGAACGGATGAGGGAGATCACGGCTTCCGTCACCTCTCCCCGCCGGGAGGTCACGGTGACGGTCGGCCAGAACGGTGTGCTGACCGGCATCGCCTTCCCGACCGGCGCGTACCGGCGGATGACCCCGGTCGAGTTGCAGGCCGCCATCCTGCAGACCTACGCCGAGGCGAAGGAGCAGGTCATGGACCGGGCGGCGGACATCATCGCGCCGCTGCTGCCGGAGGGGATGAACGCGGCCAGGATGGTCCGGGGCGAGGCCGGCGCCGACATGTACCTGCCGCCCGGGGGACCACGGATGACCAGCGGTGTCCGGCGGATGCTCGGCCTGGCACCGGAGCAGCCGTGA